aagctatgattgcaccactgcactccagcctgggtgacagaacaagaccctgtctcaaaaaaaagaaagaaagaaagaaagaaaaaaggaataatcaTAATTAcatcataggattgttgtgaggattaaatgaatacaTCCAGTGGCTTTCGTAAGAAATGCTTTTCACATCATGCCCAGTATATCCCACAACTAACCAAAAGGAAAGTGTAATGACAGTTATTACTATGAGCAATGCTCTCTGATGTTTTCTATAatatttctttccatgttttaaaTGTTGATCACAGTCTACTAAATGATTTAGACACCTGGGCCTGGGTCTTGCTTGCAGTATAACAAGCCATGGATTAACATGTGTGCTTGGCTCATGGTAAGAGCCCAAtccatggccaggtgtggtggctcatgcctgtaatcccagcaccttgggaggccgaggcgggtggatcacctgaggtcagaagttcaagaccagcctggccaacatggcgaaaccccatccctactaaaaacactaaaattagctggatgtggtggcggatgcctataatccagctatagggaggcaggagaattgcttgaacccggggggcagaggttgcagtgagccgagatcatgccacttcactccagcctggatgaaaaagcaaaactccgtttcgagaaaaaaaaaaaaaaaaaaaaaaaaccagaccaATCCAGGTGGCTATTACACTGCCTCTTGTTCGTACACCTAGTgggctctttctcctccttcaagGCTTAACTCAGatacctcctccaggaagctttccGTGAGCTCTCTGGTTGTGCTAAAGTTCTTGTCACTTAGAACATTGCATTGAAATCAGAAATCAGCTCTAAGTGGAAGTTCCCAGTACGGTCTGGGAGTTCAAATCCCAGATGTGTCCCTACTTAACCACGAACCCTGGCCCTAATGACCCCCAAACCTCAGAGCCTTTCACCTGAAAAATGCGGACAAGAAGTGGGGACCTCTTGGGTCACCTCCTCACTGGGCTGTTTCCACTCCTGCAAACTTAAAGTCAAGTTCTCACATGATAGTCAGAGTGAGCCTGTTCAAACCTAAGCCAACTCACGTCCCTCCTCTGTGCAGTCCTCCCATGGGTCCCACCGCACTCAGAGTCAGAAGCAGAGTCCTCACCCTAGCCCAGGAAACCCCAGCATGATCTGCTCCCATTATCTCTCTGACTTCTTCTCCCagccctctctccctttccctcctctctaTGCCCACCTTGGCTCAcacccacctcagggccttttacttgctgttccctctgcctggaacatttttttcttaggaATCCACATGGctccttcctctgcttcttcAGGACTCTGCTCAAACATTACCTCCTCAAAGAGGCCCTCCTTGACCCACCTTACCTGAAACGGGCTTACCCAACACCGCAGCCCTGTGCAGTTTTCCTCACAGCACTTACAACCACTATatgtatttgtctgtttgttgACCCTCTCCTCACTCAATCGTAAGTTTAATGAGGGCAGCGACTGCATCTGTTTAATCAATGCTGAGCCCCCAAGTCCTAGAGTCTTAGAGTCTGAGATTTGGTTCACCCAGATCCAGAGGCAAGGATTCAAGGTCAGATAGTCTGTTTGGGAGATGCAAGAAACTGGAGAGTGAGGAAGTTAGGCAGAGAAGCCAGGAAATAATAAAAGCTGTGTTCCCAAGCTGGTTACTATGGGCAACTGGAGCACAGTCCCATTGGGGAACTCAGGGCCCTGGTGTGGAACGATTCTGCAGAGTCATCCCACATGACAGCGAGGGAGCTGGGGAATTTATACACCAACCTGTCCCGGCATTGTGGAGGGCTGCTCTCTGGCTTGCTCATTCCCCAGCACTTCTAGCCTGCTGCCTCCATGGGCAGAGTAGGCTTTGGCCAGCAGTGAAAGTCCTCAGGCAACGGGATGCAGGTGCTGGCCATTGGAAGTGGGAAGAGCAAGGGGTTGGATTGGGGGCACTGGGCACAGACGAGGCTCTTCAAACACATTCATtggtgaattaatgaatgaatgaacacacgAAAGAATGGACATCTCTATGGTGGGCAGAAGAAATGCCCAGCTTTTCTGAGTGGTGTCCACTCTTGTGGCCTTGTTCCCTGTTTGCACAGACAGCCTCCAACTAATGCCACTGAAGACATTCCCAGCCGCTATCCGGGGAGTCATCCAGAGTGAGCTCAACTATTCTGTGATCCTGCAGTGGGTGGTGACAATGGACCCTGAGCCCGTGCTGAGCTGGACCTTCAATGGGGTGCCCTGTGGGATGGGAGAGAAGCTATTCATCCGACGGTTGTCCTGGGAACAGCTGGGCACCTACATGTGCATAGCCATGAATAGCAAGAAACAGCTGGTCTCCGAGCCTGTGACCATCTCGCTGCCAGGTGAGTCCCCCATCCCATGCCACCCCACCCAAGAGCCTTGCACCCTCTCCAGCCTGTGGCAGCCTCTCTGATTCCATTGAGCCACCTTCTATGACCAGTCCCCGTGACACCCTTTATAGGCAAAATGTCATTCCAATGTTCCATCCATCTGGCGGACTGTGCATTATTAggcccttctttcctttttctttctttttcttcttcttcttcttcctcttcctcttcctcttcttcttcttcttctccttcttcttcttcctttcttcttcttcttttcttcttcttctttcttcttcttctttcttcttcttcttcttcttttcttcttcttcttcttcttccttcttccttctttcttctttcttcgtcttctttctttgtcttcttctttcttcttcttcttcttcttcttcttcttcttcttcttcttcttcttcttcctttcttcttcttctttctccttcttctttcttctccttcttccttcttcttccttccttcttgttcttctctcttcttcttcttccttttcttcttccttcttcttcttcttcttttcttcttcttcttcctcttcttcttccttatcttcttcttcttcctcttcctcttttcttcttcttcttctttctttattctttccttttcttctttcttcttcttttttcttttttctcctcctccttctcttccttctcctcctcttcttcttcttcatcttcttctttattctttctttttcttctttcttcttcttcttccttctttcttctcctcctcctccttttccttctcctcctcctcctcctcttcttcttcatcttcttcttcttctttattcagtgggctgtgatcataccactgcacaccagcctgagtgacagaggatgactgtctcaaaaaaaaaaaaattcaccattgTCATCATCTAAGGAGTGGTTCAAAGCAATGGCTTTGGAATTTGAATCCCTGGCTGTGTGACTCTGACCCAGTGccttgacttctctgtgcctcagtttcctcatctatagcACTGGGAAGATAATAGTGCCTACCCCAGAGTGTGGTTGTGAGTATTCAATGAGATAAGCAGGTgaatagcttaaaacaataatgtCTAGCACTATTGAACACTAATGAGTGCTCAATAACCATGAGCCAATATCACTGTTGCAATTAGCATTGTCATTATTAATTGTAGCTATTACCATATGCAGTCAGTATGTGGAGCCCTGGGTGGCAATCAAAATAACAGCAAGTTGTCAAGATCAGAGAAGTAGTTTGGGACCCGGTCAAAACTCAGTTCAGTCCCTGTTCCCATGCCTTCCTGGCTGGGTAACTTAGGGCAAgcgacttcacctctctgagccccagtttcctcacgTGTATAATGAGGGTAATCCTATATACCTCTGCAGGGTTGTTATAAGGAATGAAAACAAGGGGTGACTGAGTTTGGCAGAACAACTGTCAGGCAGCAGGTGCCTTGAATAGCAGCTGTTATGGTGAATATTGTTTTTAGTGTGTTATTTATGGAGGGAcacatggtgatatggtttggctgtgtccccacccaaatctcatcctgaattgtagctcttataatccccatgtgtcatgagagggacccagtaggaggtaagtgaatcatggggtcgagtttttcccatgctgttctcatgatagtctATAAGTCTCacgagttctgatggttttacaaagggcagttcccctgcacacattctcttgcctgttgccatgtaagatatgcctttgctcctccttcaccttctgccatgattgtgaggcctccccagccatgtggaactgggagtccaTTAAGCCTCCTTTTTAATAAagtatccagtcttgggtatttcttcatagcagtatgaaaatggactaccATGGCTTGGAGTGAACTAGAGGTATGCAGAGGAACTGGccaggagagaagagagggagggtaTTTGGGGTAGCAAAGAATGCATGAGCCAAGGTTCAGAGCTGGGACATGGAAATGGAAAGGGTGATGGGAATCTCAGCTTGGCTGGGTCCCAGAGAACCACCTCACCTTCCTGGCCAGGGTCCAGTGGGAGCTTCAGGACTGATggactgggggaaaaaaatgtaaatcttaTAGCACCTAGTGACCCTGATATTCATTGAGAAGGACAACACTTCCAAGACCTCCTTTGCTCATTCATCAGCTGCCCAGGAAATGTTTATGAGCACTTGCTGTGTGGCCAGCCCATGTTGGGCAGTGCTGGGAATGCTCTGGTGACCACGACAGCTGCAGCCCTGCCTTCACAAGACTCACAGTCCTGTGTCCACAGACAGTGATCACCAGAGTGGGCAGGGCTGGGATGGGGGAGACCAGAGAGCTATGGGACTCAGCCTAGGAGTTAAGGAGGGCTCCTGGAAGAAGGGACATTTGAGCTGGTACCACAATACATAAGAATTATGCaagctggccaggtacagtggttcattcctgtaatctcagcactttgggaggttgaggcgagtggatcacttgaggctaggagtttgagaccaggctagccaacatggtgaaaccccgaatctactaaaaataccaaaattagctgggaatggtggcacgtgcctgtaatcccagctaccaggggggctgagacacaagaattactggaacccaggaggtggaggttgcagtgagctaagattgtgccactgcactccagcctggtgacagagggagactctgtctcagaaaaaaaaaggaattattccagagagagagagtgcagcGTGGACAGGCCTggaggcaagagagaaagaaagggatgaGCTTGGAAAAGTGAGTGGAGTCCAGGGTTACATGTCTATAGAGGCAGGGCAATGAGAGAGATGAGGCTGGCCAGGTGGCAGGGCCTCGAAGGCTAAGGTGAGAAACTGACTTCTGCCCCAGGGTGCTGGGGAGACATAGCAGGGTTCTGAGCAGGGGAGGAACAGTGTCAGGTGCGAGCTTTAGAAAGATCCTCCTGGCTTCCATGTGGTAGGAAGGTGGATGGGCGCTGGACTGGGGCAGgagagcagggaggagaggggaccGGAGACCTGGAGGATGGAAGAGAAGGATGGAAGAGACACTTGGGAGGGGGAATGGCAGAAGGAGGGGTGTGCAGGGAGGGCGGGCAGATGGCTCCTCCAATCTCACCCCTCCTTGGTCCCCAGAACCCATTGCACAGCCCACAGAAGCAGAGCCCATGGAGCCGGACCCCACTCTGTCCCTGTCAGGAGGCTCTGCCATCGGGCTCCTTGTGGCTAGGATCCTGGGAGCCGGGACACTGATTGCAGGCGTGTGTTTCACCATCATCCAGAGCCTAAGGTACCTCCATCCCTCACCCCCGTCCACTGGGCAACATCCACTCAACCCCCATGAGACACAGAGCTGGCTCAACAAGGAAACAGAGATGAAACCAACACCCCCATCTGGGAGGGTGATAGGGACCCCTG
The sequence above is a segment of the Macaca nemestrina isolate mMacNem1 chromosome 20, mMacNem.hap1, whole genome shotgun sequence genome. Coding sequences within it:
- the LOC105478511 gene encoding immunoglobulin superfamily member 23 isoform X3 codes for the protein MFSVISTLLLSLLSPSSATLDVPRSLSVAWERSLAGTAFCLWSHLLPSSPPPSLLLQGTLLTSCTCSVFSELPFSAQLNTLTEGASVHLPVPGSLEDSLQLMPLKTFPAAIRGVIQSELNYSVILQWVVTMDPEPVLSWTFNGVPCGMGEKLFIRRLSWEQLGTYMCIAMNSKKQLVSEPVTISLPEPIAQPTEAEPMEPDPTLSLSGGSAIGLLVARILGAGTLIAGVCFTIIQSLRTDRQRIGICS
- the LOC105478511 gene encoding immunoglobulin superfamily member 23 isoform X4; translation: MVQCKDSLQLMPLKTFPAAIRGVIQSELNYSVILQWVVTMDPEPVLSWTFNGVPCGMGEKLFIRRLSWEQLGTYMCIAMNSKKQLVSEPVTISLPEPIAQPTEAEPMEPDPTLSLSGGSAIGLLVARILGAGTLIAGVCFTIIQSLRTDRQRIGICS
- the LOC105478511 gene encoding immunoglobulin superfamily member 23 isoform X5 codes for the protein MRAKPQSPLPRDTVPAWSPPTTTTGPILEKDAAGGDFRANLVNSLQLMPLKTFPAAIRGVIQSELNYSVILQWVVTMDPEPVLSWTFNGVPCGMGEKLFIRRLSWEQLGTYMCIAMNSKKQLVSEPVTISLPEPIAQPTEAEPMEPDPTLSLSGGSAIGLLVARILGAGTLIAGVCFTIIQSLRTDRQRIGICS